The Gadus chalcogrammus isolate NIFS_2021 chromosome 10, NIFS_Gcha_1.0, whole genome shotgun sequence genome contains a region encoding:
- the tbx22 gene encoding T-box transcription factor TBX22, with product MIITKAGRRMFPSVRVKVRNLDPCQQYYIAMDVMPVDSKRYRYVYHSSQWMVAGNTDHSCISPRLYVHPDSPCAGETWMRQVISFDRVKLTNNEMDDKGHVILQSMHKYKPRVHVIRHDPRADLSQMQTLPAEGVHSFSFPETEFTTVTAYQNQQITKLKIDRNPFAKGFRDPGRNRGVLDGLLESYPWRGPLNLDFKPFTLQLHGSPHSLGTSGSSLKSLLPLSPPPSHPFCLSSLGHQDAGLHALSLPLYGKSSGGPLLLPPLAGRGFSSLGPDRLRALPHFSPLADLSFLSALQAKKAAHCKDPYLQGPPPGTSSCLVPLQGPFGPRGPGSASLAPHLGDPPGPYCVYRYSLPLGPHFAALSCHGVLAQDAADRLLRRSPWLPAAANQCL from the exons ATGATCATCACCAAAGCTGGCAG GAGAATGTTCCCGTCGGTACGGGTCAAGGTGCGAAACCTCGACCCCTGTCAGCAATACTACATCGCCATGGACGTGATGCCCGTGGACTCTAAACGCTACag gTACGTCTATCACAGCTCGCAGTGGATGGTGGCGGGAAACACGGACCACTCGTGCATCTCCCCGCGCCTCTACGTGCACCCGGACTCGCCGTGCGCGGGAGAGACATGGATGCGTCAGGTGATCAGCTTCGACCGCGTGAAACTGACGAACAACGAGATGGACGACAAGGGACAC GTCATTCTTCAGTCCATGCACAAGTACAAGCCCCGTGTGCACGTGATACGACACGACCCGCGCGCAGACCTGTCCCAGATGCAGACGCTACCTGCCGAGGGGGTGCACAGCTTCTCCTTCCCCGAGACCGAGTTCACCACGGTGACGGCCTATCAGAACCAACAG ATAACTAAGTTGAAGATCGACAGGAACCCGTTCGCCAAGGGCTTCAGAGATCCAGGGAGGAACAG gggggtgtTAGACGGACTGTTGGAGTCCTATCCTTGGAGAGGTCCTCTGAATTTGGACTTTAAACCTTTTACACTTCAGCTCCACG GAAGTCCCCATTCCCTGGGCACCAGCGGCTCCTCTCTGaagtccctcctccccctctccccccctccgtctcacCCCTTCTGCCTCTCCTCGCTGGGCCACCAGGACGCCGGTCTGCACGCGCTCAGTCTGCCCCTCTACGGGAAGAGCTCCGGcgggcccctcctcctccccccgctggccggCCGAGGCTTCTCCTCCCTGGGCCCCGACCGGCTGAGGGCCCTCCCCCACTTCTCCCCGCTGGCCGACCTCTCGTTCCTCTCGGCCCTGCAGGCCAAGAAGGCCGCCCACTGTAAGGACCCCTATCTCCAGGGGCCCCCCCCCGGGACCTCCTCCTGTCTCGTTCCTCTGCAGGGCCCCttcggcccccgggggcccgggtCCGCCTCGCTCGCCCCCCACCTCGGGGACCCCCCCGGGCCCTACTGTGTGTACCGCTACAGCCTCCCCCTCGGGCCGCACTTCGCCGCGCTGTCCTGCCACGGCGTGCTGGCCCAGGACGCCGCCGACCGTCTGCTGCGACGGTCGCCATGGCTACCGGCGGCCGCCAACCAGTGCCTCTGA